One Mugil cephalus isolate CIBA_MC_2020 chromosome 12, CIBA_Mcephalus_1.1, whole genome shotgun sequence DNA segment encodes these proteins:
- the LOC125017382 gene encoding immunoglobulin superfamily member 3-like produces MRCSLHSPRRASLLLCLALFLSCGEASVNIEANAGPLYRVVGSPLIITCTTSGFHNDEAEKHFEIRVTKPSKPNFGINIISTNDPLFGFAVYQRRVESKEITLNRVSPNSVVFEITSLLKGDEGDFECSVINSELSYFGTYSVKTTVKVIDNSLSVSTPDPTSLSFKEGEALTLTCQASTITIQHTHLSVAWNLHKDGSAEAQTIISLNRDFTLTPGSDFERRYKAGDISLDKLGDSTYRLKIAHLEQSDQGKIVCQAQEWIQDPDRSWYSIAQSEAQETALQVKAREVVQDMLSLEVQLSAQPQSLIEGQELMLSCNIDAQNLKERFFSVAWLLGSKELARIGPTGIVTVGAAYSGREKDGELRAARIGGSDYHLVLQPVRTEDQGGYVCRVWPETRGEGGVFIQGEPQDSETQQVSISATESGLSVTMQDTVSVTEGDRLRLVCTVSGVKGQVSITWQRKATDVQPFADVISVGQDGIVEKGGEFKSRSVSATRPTTGTFVLELDEVTPSDSGVYQCSVSEWQTNSKTFSQSAAATVNVVPIESKLSVALLIRKNNVTVGENVQLMCRVKGPQVPVTLTWSVQRDPSTIDNILTVYHNGSISWFGEQNHYQLKVEKNANAVIHSLQIIGASHREAGLYQCMPSVFLENVHKKLPPSNPLAVMVHNPVSKLRLNPSRPLTEDINIDIEMRCSVAEKSPQSSLYAVTWLLQQEPANKIIVRSDMAALVTFGPDVEERDRKRISVKRSKGPTFLMTIHQAKISDGGLYICEVEEWIQDPRGDWYRLTTVSQTTKLSLLETASNLELNKTEQSLMASEGAEVDLQCDVISGASSISTFIAVTWLYAARSSSKANASLVKLDHTGLLSYPEYKDLQGLQSRLRLSRPTKTSFHLTISRAHEGDSGTYWCLGEQYQLDDEGHWHQKASESSGAITLSVNVAENNLHIAKKEVEMNVSRSQNFAVDCHITSQSSPESTFQVTWFWQKYEEMEPRPIFTAYRNSTLQDRLGEGLQLRFGHPVPKLFNLTVLSAAPENSGMYFCEVEEWLPSLDHGLRKVAVEKSGTLTVNVNPEGDARLLSGSHCNSSTWMAITVVIVVVSLLVILVLSLKMCKSTGKSKKKSGENLWANQPINPKIEELNLTD; encoded by the exons ATGAGGTGTTCCCTCCACTCTCCACGGAGGGCCAGTTTGCTCCTCTGCCTGGCTCTTTTCCTGTCCTGTG GAGAAGCGTCAGTGAACATTGAAGCAAACGCTGGGCCGCTGTATCGAGTGGTAGGCTCTCCACTCATCATTACCTGCACTACAAGTGGCTTCCACAATGATgaggcagaaaaacactttgaaatCCGTGTTACCAAGCCTTCAAAACCGAACTTCGGCATCAACATCATAAGCACCAATGACCCACTTTTCGGCTTTGCCGTATATCAGCGCCGAGTGGAGAGTAAAGAAATCACTCTGAACCGTGTATCTCCAAACTCAGTCGTCTTTGAGATCACGAGTTTACTGAAAGGTGATGAGGGGGATTTTGAATGCTCTGTAATCAACTCAGAGTTATCTTACTTTGGAACCTACAGTGTTAAGACGACCGTTAAAG TGATTGACAACTCCCTAAGTGTTTCAACACCGGACCCCACATCACTGAGCTTTAAAGAGGGTGAAGCTCTCACTTTGACATGCCAAGcctccaccatcaccatccagCACACCCACCTGTCTGTTGCCTGGAACCTCCATAAAGATGGCTCAGCTGAGGCTCAGACGATTATTTCTCTGAACAGGGATTTCACCCTGACCCCGGGCAGTGACTTCGAAAGGCGTTACAAAGCAGGCGACATAAGCTTAGACAAACTGGGAGATTCCACATACAGGCTAAAGATTGCTCACCTGGAGCAGTCAGACCAAGGTAAGATCGTCTGCCAGGCTCAGGAGTGGATTCAGGATCCTGATCGGTCTTGGTACTCCATCGCACAGAGTGAGGCACAGGAAACTGCTCTACAAGTCAAAGCCAGAG AGGTCGTGCAAGACATGTTGTCTCTGGAGGTGCAGCTCTCGGCTCAGCCGCAGAGTTTGATCGAGGGGCAGGAGCTCATGCTGTCCTGCAACATAGACGCACAGAATCTGAAGGAAAGGTTCTTCTCGGTGGCGTGGCTCCTGGGAAGTAAGGAGCTGGCCCGCATCGGCCCCACAGGCATCGTGACTGTTGGGGCAGCGTACAGCGGTCGGGAGAAAGACGGAGAGCTCAGAGCGGCAAGGATTGGAGGCAGTGATTACCATCTCGTTTTACAGCCTGTCAGAACCGAGGACCAAGGAGGATATGTCTGCAGAGTGTGGCCTGAGACCAGAGGCGAAGGTGGTGTCTTCATACAGGGAGAACCGCAGGACTCTGAGACTCAGCAAGTTAGCATCTCAGCCACAG AAAGCGGACTCTCGGTCACAATGCAAGACACTGTAAGCGTCACGGAAGGGGACAGGCTGAGGCTCGTCTGTACAGTGAgtggggtcaaaggtcaggtcTCTATCACGTGGCAACGCAAAGCAACAGACGTACAGCCTTTCGCCGACGTCATCAGCGTGGGTCAGGACGGCATTGTGGAGAAAGGCGGGGAGTTCAAGAGTCGCAGTGTAAGCGCAACACGTCCAACGACTGGCACATTCGTCCTAGAGCTTGATGAGGTCACGCCTTCGGACTCGGGCGTCTACCAGTGCTCCGTGTCCGAATGGCAAACCAACAGCAAGACCTTCAGCCAGTCTGCCGCTGCCACGGTGAACGTGGTGCCCATAG AGTCAAAGTTGAGTGTGGCTCTGTTGATTCGCAAGAACAACGTGACTGTGGGAGAAAATGTGCAGTTGATGTGCCGAGTCAAAGGACCGCAGGTCCCAGTGACGCTGACTTGGAGCGTGCAACGTGACCCTTCCACCATAGATAACATCCTGACAGTGTACCACAATGGCTCCATCAGCTGGTTCGGAGAACAGAACCACTACCAGCTGAAAGTGGAGAAGAATGCTAACGCGGTCATTCACTCCCTGCAAATCATCGGGGCCAGCCACAGGGAGGCAGGACTCTACCAATGCATGCCGTCTGTTTTCCTTGAGAATGTACACAAGAAGTTGCCGCCGTCCAATCCCCTGGCTGTGATGGTGCACAACCCAG TGAGCAAGCTTCGCCTTAACCCCAGCCGCCCCTTGACAGAGGACATCAACATTGACATAGAAATGAGATGCTCAGTTGCGGAAAAATCCCCTCAATCCTCTCTCTACGCCGTCACGTGGCTGCTTCAACAAGAACCAGCAAATAAGATCATTGTACGCTCAGACATGGCAGCCCTAGTAACATTCGGGCCCGATGTAGAGGAGCGAGACAGAAAGCGAATCAGCGTGAAGCGCAGCAAAGGGCCCACTTTTCTGATGACTATTCATCAAGCTAAGATCTCAGATGGTGGATTGTACATATGCGAGGTGGAGGAGTGGATACAGGATCCTCGTGGTGACTGGTATAGGCTCACAACAGTGTCCCAAACCACAAAGCTATCCCTTCTCGAGACAG CGAGCAACCTTGagctaaataaaacagagcagtCGCTGATGGCCAGTGAGGGAGCGGAGGTAGACCTCCAGTGTGATGTCATCTCAGGCGCATCCAGTATTTCCACTTTCATCGCAGTCACGTGGCTCTACGCTGCACGTAGTTCCTCCAAAGCTAATGCCTCTCTGGTGAAGCTTGACCACACTGGCCTGCTGAGTTACCCAGAGTACAAAGACCTCCAAGGTCTGCAGTCTCGCCTCCGGCTCTCCAGACCCACTAAGACCAGCTTCCACCTAACAATTTCAAGGGCCCATGAAGGAGACAGCGGAACCTACTGGTGCCTGGGGGAGCAATACCAGCTGGACGATGAAGGTCACTGGCACCAGAAGGCCTCAGAATCTTCCGGAGCCATCACGCTGAGCGTGAATGTTGCAG AAAATAATCTGCACATCGCAaaaaaggaagtggagatgAATGTGAGCAGATCGCAGAATTTTGCCGTCGACTGTCACATCACCAGTCAATCCAGCCCCGAATCCACGTTCCAGGTGACGTGGTTTTGGCAGAAATATGAGGAGATGGAACCGCGCCCCATTTTCACAGCTTACCGAAACTCCACTCTACAAGACAGGCTCGGGGAGGGTTTACAGCTAAGATTTGGCCACCCTGTGCCCAAATTGTTTAACCTCACAGTGTTAAGTGCGGCTCCTGAAAACAGCGGCATGTACTTCTGTGAGGTAGAAGAGTGGCTCCCATCTCTGGACCATGGCTTGAGGAAAGTTGCAGTGGAAAAATCAGGAACTTTGACTGTCAATGTTAACCCAGAAG GAGATGCTCGGCTACTCTCCGGATCACACTGCAACTCTTCTACCTGGATGGCGATCACTGTAGTCATTGTCGTTGTTTCCCTGTTGGTCATATTAGTATTATCGCTAAAAATGTGCAAGAGCACGGGCAAAAGTAAAAAGAAGTCGGGTGAGAATCTGTGGGCAAATCAGCCTATTAATCCCAAAATAGAGGAATTGAACCTCACAGACTag